The DNA sequence CCTCTTCATGCTGAATGACTCTCTTACAAATCACCACTTCATTTTCAGAAATGCTGTTTGTTGTAATGTCGTGGTCGAAATCTATATATTTTCTGAAACTGAAAAACGATTTTTTAGTGTAAAAAATCCAGTAATAAGGTTCATTTCCTTCGTCTGAAAGATGTATAACAGAACCCGGGTTTTTATGGTTGTAATCATCTACTACCCTATAGAACCAATCTCCGAAAGTAACCCCCGTTGGAAGGGTTTTCGCTTTGATTCTGAAACGGTTGGTATCTTCTAATTTTTTGCTCAATTCAACATTCAATACCATTAATCTGTCAAAATCTGCTCCTTCAAAATCTGGCAGCTTCTGTTCTGGCGAATATCTCCATGTTTTATAAATATCAAAAGGAATGGTGATAAACTGGATATAACAGTAATAAAATACCATTGGAACCACAAAGATCAGCATACTTGTTGCCGCCATTACAGCATATCCTGTTCCTTTGCTCATCCAGTTGAAGATCAGAGTAAAAAGATATCCTCCCAAAGCGATGCATGTCAATGAAAGCAGAGACTCAAACAGAATACTCATTGCCAGAGAATCGATATGCTTTTTAAAATACTTATGCAGTAAATTCACATGAATAATCCCAAAAATAAGGTAAATAACCTGTGCGATGAGATACCAGTACGGATTAAAGAGATTTCCGGCAAATCCGAAAAATCCAGGAATAGCCAGGCATAAACTGCACAGAAGCACGTATATAATAATTACTTTAATTTTGATCGCAGGTTTATTTCTCCTGATTACACCCAGTATAACCATCATAATAATTGCGATTAAAGGCATTAAGATATACCTTAAAAAAATACCTTTTACTGAAGAAATTTCCATTTGTTTCTTTTCGAATTTATACTTTGTTGGTAGTTGTAAATATAATAAAATAATTTAGAGGAATGTAGAATATCCAAGGCGGCTGGCATTTCTTCCATCGTCTTCAAGGCTGAATGAATATTCCTCTTTTTCTGTAACAAAATTTTCTTCCACATCCACTGTTACCGGAAGAAAATAATCATACAGTGCCTGAAGTACGTTTCTGAACGGACTTCCCGGGATATATTTTTTCATATCTTCATAAGGAATAGGACCAATGTTCACCACCCAGTTTCGCTGCCCGTCCATATGCGGACCACTTGGAATGTAGGTAACTCCTAATCTTGAGTTTCCCAATAACATGGAATTATCATTTTTCTCAATCCTATCAATAATGTTGGGTGAAAAAGTAACGTTTACCGGTACCTGCAGAAAAGCAGTCATACATCTTTCAAACCATTTTTTGTCCCCTCTTATCTGATGGAAAAACGGCAGGATATGCATGAAGATATAAGCATTCTGCTTATCCAGCATCTTTATCAGAGGCCAAAGCTCACTTACGGTTTCCAATAAAGAATCCGTATTGCTTGTAATATCAAATTCAGATTCCTTAAGTAAAGCACTGATTTCCGTAAAAAAAACCTCCAGTTCAAAAGGACGGAAAAACTTACGGGCATCATCTTCTACTCTTTTCTGTTTACGGATTTCCCGTACCACAGTATCTACATTCTTTCTGGAAGCTCCAAGAGACGGCGGGTGGAATAAACCCTCCGGAAGATAGTCATAAATGCCTTCCCTGTAACTCTCTATGGTAAATACTTCTTCGTCAAATCCTAAATAACTGCTTGAAATACTCTTAATATCCTTCAGGTAAGCACGGTCGTTCACGCCAACACGCTCAATGAATATATTGCTTACCGCACGGTGGTATTTCAATAGATTAACAGCCACAGCTTCAGCCTTAAAGTCTGTCTGCAGCTTATTGTAATGCATATCTACAATATTAGTCTCATACATAGTGTTTCCTCTGATTATGACTTGTAAAGATAATATATCTCATAAGTTTGAAAAAATATTTTGCTAATAATTTTATCCTAAAAATAATAATTTATTGACATTAAAAGGAATAATTTCAAGCAAATTCCGTAAAAATACGGTAAATAGAAGGTTTATTTGTTTTTTATAATTTAAAATTAACTATTCAGAATCAAATGGTTAAAGACTCAACATCCATGGTTTGATCTAGGAGTAATTTTTTTATTCTGCTCCTTCTTATAAATTAAAGATACAGTTCTTTCTACACTCTCCTATTCACGGTATCATTTATCTTTTAGTCTTTCTGACAAAAAATAAGCTTTCAAACGTAGTACAATTACATCTTTTACGTAAATTAAATTTTATTAACATCATCTTATGGAATAAATTCAGGATAATGCATGCTCATTCCGAAAGCGGGCCGTATCTTTGCAGACTGAAAATTGTTATTTAAAATGAAAAGTATCTATTCTAAAATTCTGATTTTAGCATTCATGGCCTCTTCACTTTATTCTTATGCATGGGGATTAACGGGACACAGGGTTATTGCAGACATTGCAGAAAACCATCTTTCCCGTAAAGCGAGAAGAGAAATTAAAAAGATCATGGGAAAAGAGCGTCTGGCTTACTGGGCGAACTGGCCGGATTTCATTAAATCTGATACCACAGGAGCATGGAAGCAGGCTTCATCATGGCATTATGTAAACATTGATCCAATGACTGACTTTAAAGCTTTTGAACAAAACCTAAAAGCGCAGGCAGGACCAAGCCTTTACACTCAGGTAAACACACTATCCAGCCAGATCAAAGACAAAAACACCTCTGAGAAAGACAGAAAAATTGCTTTAATCTTCCTTATCCATATTATGGGAGATCTTGCACAACCCCTTCACGTGGGAAGAGCAGAAGATTTGGGTGGAAACAAGATCAACGTTACCTATTTCGGGGATAAAACCAATTTACACTCAGTTTGGGACGGAAAACTGGTAGATTCTCAAAAATACAGCTACACAGAATATTCTAAACTTTTAGATATCAAATCTAAAGAAGAAGTAGCACAGATACAATCCGGGACACTGGAAGACTGGCTATATGATTCTCACAAGATTGCCAATAAAATCTATGCACAGACTCCTAACGACTCTAAATTATCTTTTGACTACCAGTATAAATTCAATGATACTTTGGAAAGACAGCTTCTATATGGAGGATTGAGACTGGCAAAAGTGTTAAACGAGCTTTTTTAATACGGGTTTCGAGTTGTGGGTTCATTAACCAAAGGCAGCTTAAAATAGTATTTCGAGATATAAAAACGGGACTTCGGTTTCGTTTTTTTTGTTTAACGTTTAAGGAAATTACAGCTTTTATTATTGACACATATTTTAATCAAAAAAAAGAAATTAAAATACTTATTATCAGTCAATTATCATTATCCTCACAAAACTAAAACCATCCAAAATACAACAAAACAACTGATTATCAGCAAATTAATCAATTCAAATACACTTGTACATTTTTATTCTGTACATTATACAAAAAAATTGCTTCTTTCAAATTTAAATAAAACACTGAATATCAAAAAATTAAATCAATATATAAAGGTATTCTTGCATTTTACTTTTTACATTGTGTAAAAAATACTCTACCTCGTGTAACCTTTTTACCTTTTCATACGTATATATTATAGTAACTCTTTTTTGAGGATAAAATAAATGAGACAATTAAAAATCACTAAGCAGGTTACCAACAGGGAAACTGCTTCATTAGACAAGTATTTGCAGGAAATTGGTAAAGTGGAACTGATTACTGCGGACGAAGAAGTAGAATTGGCACAAAGAATACGTGCTGGCGACAGAGCCGCACTTGAGAAATTAATCAAAGCCAACCTTCGTTTCGTAGTTTCTGTATCCAAGCAATACCAAAACCAAGGTCTTTCTTTACCCGATTTGATCAATGAAGGTAACCTAGGATTGATGAAAGCGGCAAAAAGGTACGATGAAACTAGAGGTTTCAAATTTATCTCTTATGCAGTATGGTGGATCCGTCAATCAATTTTACAGGCATTGGCTGAACAGTCAAGAATTGTAAGACTACCATTGAACAAAATTGGTTCCATCAATAAAATTAATAAAGCATACGCTCACCTTGAGCAGGAAAATGAAAGACCACCTTCTCCGGAAGAATTGGCTGAAGTTCTTGACATGAGCGAGGAAGATATTAAAGAATCAATGAAAAACTCCGGAAGACACCTGTCTATGGATGCACCTTTAGTAGAAGGTGAAGATTCTAATCTTTATGATGTATTACGTTCAGGAGAATCTCCAAGTCCTGATAAAGATCTGATGCTTGAATCTCTACAGATCGAGATTGAAAGAGCATTGAATACTTTGACGCCAAGAGAGGCTGATTTGGTAAGATTATACTTCGGACTGAACGGAAAACACCCAATGACTTTAGAAGAAATTGGTGAGACTTTCGATCTTACAAGAGAGAGAGTTCGTCAGATCAAAGAAAAAGCAATTAAGAGACTAAAACACAATACCAGAAGCAAGATCCTAAAATCTTATCTGGGTAAATAATTTTTAGCGTAAAAAATTTTATAGGCGGAGTCTGGTTTCAGGCTCCGTTTTTTTATTTACTTAGACTAAAGAGGATCAATTACATTCAATCTGCAGTGTAACATTTTTCACCGTTTATCCAACTAATTAAAATCATATCCTTTACTCATTTGCGATAAATTCTAAATGATTAATTTTAGTCGACGGGATATGATGTTGAGAACACCAAAATAAAACAGACTATGAAAAAAATACTTTTCGCTTCTGCAGTAGTTATTTCTTTACTTTCCTGCAGTGAAAATAAATCGCGGCAAGCTCCTACCGTAGAAAATGCAGTTGATAATGCTGAATCTTCAGTTTCTGGAGCTATTAAAAAAAATACCAGATACTCCTCACGTGAAGGAAACCTTGTTCATGAAATCTATCAGGAGCTGATAAAAAATGACAAGGATTTACAGGATCTTGACAAAAGAATAGCGGTTATTAATCAGGAAACGGAGGACGCAATGACCGAATATGATGATGTTATTCAAAAATCAGAAACATACTATAATGATGCAACGGCACTATCAAATTCGGTAACCGATTCTGTTACAAAGAAACAAATTGAAAAAGAGATAAAGGCCAGTTCTGAAAAATATGATATAAAAACACAAACTATCCGAGACCTCATCGTCAAAATAAAAGCAAACAGGACAACAGTTCATGATCAATACCTTGTATTTAAGATCAGAAAGACCCTTCCTGAAATTGAAAAGTACCAGAATGCCCATCCTCTGAAAACAGACAGCCTCAATCAATTCATCAATAAGCAAAACCAACTGCTGGAAGAATTGAAAAAATTAAAATAAATACCACCACACCTCATGAAATATACTACAAAATGGCTCACTGATAAAGCCCGCGTTAAAGAACTGGTAGACTTTTTTATTACCCATAAAACAGACTCTTATATTTCCCATGGCGAAATGATGTCCGGCAGAGCCATCGATTCCCATCATTGGAATCCGGATCTTGAACTGATTCTTACTGAACAGCTGATTACTGATTTTAATTCTGATGGCAGTTCCAAGCTGAATATTCTGATTGCAGAAAATGAAAATGGGGAAATTGTCGGAATGATGGTTTTCAATGTGATCAACAGTCCTTTTAAAAAGTATGCGATTTTAGAAGATATGCTTCTGGATCAGTCTGTAAGAGGCCAGTCACTGGGAAGCAAACTGTTAGAGAAAGCCATCCATGAATCTAAAAACTGGAATATCAGTTTCATCCTATTGGAAAGTGGAGTCAACAACCATGGAGCTCATAATTTTTTTAGTAAGTATGGTTTCAAAAAGGTATCGGAAAGCTATATTTTAACAATATAAATTAAATGATGTCTTATGAACACCATTTCAATCATCGGAGCCGGAATCGGAGGACTGACCCTCGGAAATGTACTGAAACAGCATCAGTATGATTTCGCGATCTATGAATCCGCTCCCGAAATAAAACCTGTAGGAGCAGGAATTATGATGGCAGTAAATGCGATGCAGGTTTTTGATCAACTGGGATTAAAGGAAAAAATTGAAAAAGCCGGTAATAAAATTCACAGAATTGTTATAGCCAACGAATCTTTACAGCCTATCTCCAAAACAGAAATTCTGGAATTGGAAGCTCAATACAATTCATGTAATGTTGCGATCCACCGTGCTGAACTCCAGAAGATCTTAGCTGAAAATATTTCTTCTGATTCCATTAAGCTGAACCATTCTCTACAAAAAATTGAAAAAAGAGAAAACTATATTTTAAATTTTGAAAACGGAAATCAATTTGAAAGCCAGATTGTTTTTGGAGCTGATGGTATAAAATCCCCTATCCGAAACCAGATTTTAAAAACCGGAACAATCCGTAACTCAGGGCAGAAATGCTGGCGCGGTCTTTTAGATTTTGATTTGCCTGAGAAACATCATCAGGAAGCCTTTGAAATGTGGGGAAAGGGAAAACGTTTTGGATTTGTAAAAATTTCTGATAAAAAAGTATACTGGTATGCCTGTATCAATGAAAAGAGTTTTAGCCGAGATGCATCGCTTACAGATATTTTTAAAGATTTTGATCCTTTGGTTTTACAACTGATTGAAGCTACAGATAACGAAAATATTATTTGTAATACAATTGCCGACCTCGCTCCTATTTCCAAATGGTATTCTGAAAATCTATGCCTGATTGGAGATGCTGCTCACGCCACAACTCCCAATATGGGACAAGGTGCCTGCCAGGCCATTGAAGATGCTTATATCATCGGAAAATTGCTGGAAAAAAATCAGGATTTCAATGCAGTTTTTGAAGCATTTCAAAGTATCAGAAGAAAAAAAGTAGATTATATTGTCAATACAAGCCGAACCATCGGAAAGGTTTCTCAATGGGAAAGAGGAAATTCAATACGCAATTTTCTCATGGGTATGATTCCGGAAAGCATGCATCAAAAAATGGCTAAAAAGATTATAGAACTGGAAATGTAGAAATCCGGCTTGGGAAAGATAAGATTTCAAAAATTATATTCGATTTATTAATAACAACTAAAAATTAAAAACATGAAAAAAATCTTTTACGTATTGCTCTTATTCATAGGAGTACATACAGCACGAGCACAGGATATCCCGGTACTGGACAGAGGATTATTTTTTGGAAACCCGGAAATTTCCGGAGGACAATTGAGCCCGGATGGAAAATGGATTTCCTTTACAAAAGAATATGGCGGTATCATGAATATATGGGTTAAAAAAATTGATGAACCTTTTGAAAAAGCCCGTCCACTAACAGACAGCAAACGCCCGATGAACGGATATTTCTGGTCTGAAGACGGAAAGTACATCCTTTATGTAAAAGATGGGAACGGTGACGAAAACATGAACATTTTCGCCGTAGATCCTATGGCAAAAGTTACCACCGGAGTTCCGGAATCAAGGAATATAACACCGCTTAAAGAGGTAACAGCACAGATCTACATGGTAAGCAGAAAAAATCCTGACTTACTGATGATTGGACTGAATAACCGTGATAAAGCATGGCATGATTTATATTCACTGAAGATCTCTACAGGCGAACTGAAAAAGATTTATGAAAATACAGACCGAATCACAAGCTATGAATTTGACTGGGATGAAAAATTAAGAGTGCTGTCCAAAACAGATGATAAAGGAACCACCCAGTTTTTTTATAAAGAAGGAGATAAACTTACGCCTATTTATGAAACATTGGTAACGGAAAGCGCCTATATTTCAAACTGGAATGAGGATAATTCTAAATTCTATCTGGTAACTAATAAAGGGAATCTTGATAAATCAACCCTATTCCTCATGGATCCGAAAACCAAACAGATCACAAAGATAGAAAGCGATCCTAAAGATAAAGTAGATTTTGGAGGACTTTTTCTTGACAGAAATACAAGAAAGATGATCTACACTTCTTACACCGGAGATAAAACAGAGTACTACTGGAAAGACAAAACGTGGGAAGATAATTATAAATTTCTGCAAAGTAAATTTCCTGGAAGAGAAGTTAATTTTTCAAGCTCTACGAATGATTATTCTAAATTCTTAGTTGCTGTTGGAGGTGATAAATATGCTTCTGAAGCGTATTTTTTTGATGCAAAAACAAAACAGCTAATTTTCCAGTATACCCCAAGAACAGAATTAAAAAAGGTTGAAAAGTATCTGGCTGCCATGACTCCTGTTTCTTATAAAAGCAGTGACGGCCTTGAAATTCCGGCATATCTGACCTTACCTGTAGGTTCATCCGGTAAAAATGTTCCTGTAGTTGTTTTGGTTCATGGAGGTCCGAAAGGTCCAAGAGATTATTGGGGATACAATTCAACCGTACAGTTTTTAGCCAACAGAGGATATGCGGTATTACAGCCCAACTTCAGAGCGAGTGGCGGATACGGTAAAAAGTTCCAGAACGGCGGAGATCTTCAGTGGGGAAAACTAATGCAGGATGATATCACCTGGGGCGTAAAATACCTGATTGATCAGGGAATCGCAGACAAAAATAAGGTAGTAATTATGGGAGGAAGCTACGGTGGATATGCAACACTTGCAGGTTTAGCATTCACTCCTGATGTATATGCTGCCGGAGTAGATATTGTGGGGCCAAGCAACCTTTTTACTTTATTGGATTCTGTACCTGCTTACTGGGAAGCTGCCCGTGCTTTCCTTTACGGAATGGTAGGTGATCCTAAAACTGAAGAAGGTAAAAAACGCATGCATGATGCAAGCCCCTTATTCAGTGTAGATAAAATCAATAAGCCATTACTGATTGTTCAGGGAGCGAATGACCCAAGAGTAAAGCAGGCTGAGGCGGATCAGATTGTCATTGCACTGCGTGATAAAGGCAAAAAGGTAAATTATATCCTTGCTGATGATGAAGGTCACGGATTCCGTAAGCCGGTTAACAGTATGGCGATGTATGCTGAAACTGAGAAATTCCTTGCTGAAGTAATCGGTGGAAGATATCAGAAAGAAATGCCAGATAATGTGGCAAAACGTCTGAAGGAAATGACGGTGGATATTTCAAAAGTGAACTATACACCAAAAAGCGAAAAAACTGCAGGAGCATCTAAATAAAGTTTCTGTATTAAATTAAATAAAGCCATCTCACTTTCACGAGATGGCTTTTGTTTTTAAGTTCTTATTTTTCCTTTTCAGCCTGCGTCAGTTCTACCCAGTGAACTATTTCTTTTATCTGTTTTTCGGAAAGTTTCGCTTCCGGATGAAGATAAGTGTAAGAAGCAAGCGGCATTTTTTTCTGCTGTATTTGATTCACAATAGATTCTAATTTATTAGTCTGTTTACGATGGCTGTAGCTCCCCCATTCATTAAAATTCAATTCTTCTTTTCCTTTTTTAATATGCTTTTCGAGATAATAACTTAAAGGCTGTATATAAGAATAAAATGGATAATGAGTAGAATTGCTGTGACAGTCATAGCAGGAATTTCTAAGAACAGACCGCACATTTTCAGGAAGTTTGTAAACCTTTGAGATATCTTTAGAAGGAACCTGCCCGTAATATTGATTACGGGCAGGCTGGATAATCTGAATAAGTAAAAAAATTAGAACAAACCCTAGCAATATGTTTTTCATGTGTCGGTTCATCTCTTTTTATTATTTTAAAATACTTTTTTTATAGATCCGCAGTTAATCATTTTCTGTCCTTCATATGGATTGATAATCTCTTCCGATTCACTGATCCAGGTTCCACCTTTTCCATTATTGTACATTGGACAGAAGTCCTGGTATAATTTTAATCCGCCAGTTCCCTTTTCTTTTATTAAATCATTAATATCATTACTCAGGGATAGCAGATGTTCTCTCTGATGAGCTATATCATCAGATTTTTCACCGATATGTTCTGCATTTTCCGCTGCACTTTCTACAATATCACGCAACTCAGAATTGTTTTTTGCATCGGTTTTACTGATATCTATTTTCTTTAATATAGAAAACAGACTTTTAGCCGCATCGGAAGCTTTTTTAGAATCATCCTGAGCCAGGGCATTTTTTAGAGGAAGGTAACCTTTGATAATTTGCTGAATCGGAAAAGCTGAAAGCTCGCCGGGTTCTTTTTTACTTTCTTCCTGGCTTTCTTTTACCTCCTGATTTGAGATTTCTGCAGGTTCAGTTTTATCCGTCGTTTTAATTTCCGGTTCTGCTTTCTTCTCAGATATTTTACTGTCGGGTTTATTACAAGAGTATAATGTTGCTCCCACAAACAGTACGGTTATTATATTTTTCATTGTTTTTTAAATAATATGGTTAAAAAAATTAATACGTTAAAGTAACACCTGCACCCCAGCCCATTTCATTATCATAGTTTCCGGAAACGGATAACCATTTTTGAAGAATATACCTCATTCCTGTTGAGAATTCACCATCAGAATTGACGCTGAAGTTTCCTCTCAGTCTTCTTGAAAGCGGAATATCCTCACGGCTTAGTTCTAACAGTACTTTTCCGTTTTGGTCTACACTTGCATCAGCTATAATCAACATCGGCAGTACATACTGCATACCTACCATGAATGCAAATTTGTTTTTGGAAGCTTTCTGCTGTCCGAACCAGGTCTTTTTCCCATGAAAATCCATACCCATATCCTCTGCCATCTGTCTTTCCATGATCTCATGATTTTTTTGAACTCTTACTCCTGCATAGGGAAGCGCCCACTGGAATTTTCCTAAAAACCGTCCTACTTTTGCACTTCCTTCAAAATGATCAAAATTCCAGTTGGAATGAAACTCATTCAGGTTAGCCCATCTTGGTCCGAACATCGTCATCGTTTCTGCATGAATCTTATTGCTTGCTACATCCAGCATCGCCATAGAACTGGTCATTTTATTATCCTGTATAAAGTTTTTCCAGGCTAATTTTCTGTTCGGAAGCTGTGGATTGGGTTTAGAGTTTTCATAACTGAAGATTCTTCCCATTCCCGCCATCATATGGTATAAGATATGGCAGTGGAAAAACCAGTCACCATCCTGATTCGCTGCAAATTCTATCGTTACGGTTTCCATTGGCATGATATCTACCACATTTTTCAATGGAGAATATTCTCCTTTTGAATTGATCAATCTGAAATCATGACCGTGAAGGTGCATCGGGTGGCGCATCATAGAATTATTATACATTTTAATTCTAAGAATTTCTCCCTTTTTTATCAGGATTTTATCTGTTTCCGTTACGGTTTTATTATCCAGCGTCCATAGATAATGGTTCATATTCCCCTCAAGTGTAAATTTCATTTCACGAATGCTGTCTGTAGGAAGAATAGTTTTTTCAGGAGATTTTAAAATATTGTAAGACAATCTTTTAATGGTTTTCTCTTCTCCCATATCCATTCCGGAGTGTTGAGAATGATCCTCTTTTTTATCTTCCTTCGTCTTTACCCCCATCATCTCATTGATATGCTTTGCTGTAGTTTTTCTTTGTTTTTCAGATAATTCCGGATACATTACTTCGTTCATATCCATCATCTGATTTCCCATCGTCATGGTCATAGGCTTCATATTTCCGCTCATTTCCATCATACCGTTCATCATTTTCATTCCTTCAAAAAGCATCAGCCTCGGAAGATTGGGAGCTTCTACCTTCTCACCTGAACCCAGCCAAAGGGAGGCGTGTCCTATTCTGTCTTCTGAAGTCGCTCTGAATTCAAAGCTTTTATTCTCCGGAATCATGACTTCAATATCATAGGTTTCTGAAACCCCAACAATCAAACGGTCAACTTCTGTCGGAACTACATCATTTCCATCATTTCCGACTACTTTTATCTTTCCACCACCGTAATTCAGCCAGAAATAGGTAGATGAACCTCCGTTGGCCACTCTTAATCTTACTTTGTCTCCAGGCTTTAGATTGGAATAATCTGAACTGGGAGTTCCATTGATCAGGAATTTATCATAATAGACATCACTTACATCCATCGCCTCCATTCTTTTCCATTCATTCAATGCTTTTGTCCCTAAATTTCCGGACTTGATGGCTTCCCAGTAACTCTGTACTGCATTTTTCTTCACAGCATACCAATCTGTATTGGCCATATGAAGTCTTCTTGCAATCTGCATCGGATCATCATCGCTCCAATCTCCCAGCAATACCGGAATCTCTGCATTATATTCTGTTTTGGGTTCACCTTCTCTTTTTTTGAAAACCAAAATTCCATTCATTCCTATCTGCTCCTGAAGTGCTTCGTGGGAATGATACCAATATGTCCCATTTTGGGAAACTCTGAATTTGTATAAGTGGGTTTCTCCGGGCGTTACAGGTTTTGTAGTAAGATATGGAACTCCGTCATGCTCATTAGGAAGAATTACTCCATGCCAGTGCAATCCTGTATTTTCCTTAAGCATATTGTGCAGGTAAATTTCGGCTGTGTCTCCTTCCGTAAAATATAAAGTCGGAGCCTGAAGTTTCCCGTTGATCGCAATTGCTCTCCTGTTTTTTCCGGTGAAATT is a window from the Chryseobacterium indologenes genome containing:
- a CDS encoding TssN family type VI secretion system protein, with the translated sequence MMVILGVIRRNKPAIKIKVIIIYVLLCSLCLAIPGFFGFAGNLFNPYWYLIAQVIYLIFGIIHVNLLHKYFKKHIDSLAMSILFESLLSLTCIALGGYLFTLIFNWMSKGTGYAVMAATSMLIFVVPMVFYYCYIQFITIPFDIYKTWRYSPEQKLPDFEGADFDRLMVLNVELSKKLEDTNRFRIKAKTLPTGVTFGDWFYRVVDDYNHKNPGSVIHLSDEGNEPYYWIFYTKKSFFSFRKYIDFDHDITTNSISENEVVICKRVIQHEEEGVARKS
- a CDS encoding type VI secretion system baseplate subunit TssG, translated to MHYNKLQTDFKAEAVAVNLLKYHRAVSNIFIERVGVNDRAYLKDIKSISSSYLGFDEEVFTIESYREGIYDYLPEGLFHPPSLGASRKNVDTVVREIRKQKRVEDDARKFFRPFELEVFFTEISALLKESEFDITSNTDSLLETVSELWPLIKMLDKQNAYIFMHILPFFHQIRGDKKWFERCMTAFLQVPVNVTFSPNIIDRIEKNDNSMLLGNSRLGVTYIPSGPHMDGQRNWVVNIGPIPYEDMKKYIPGSPFRNVLQALYDYFLPVTVDVEENFVTEKEEYSFSLEDDGRNASRLGYSTFL
- a CDS encoding S1/P1 nuclease gives rise to the protein MKSIYSKILILAFMASSLYSYAWGLTGHRVIADIAENHLSRKARREIKKIMGKERLAYWANWPDFIKSDTTGAWKQASSWHYVNIDPMTDFKAFEQNLKAQAGPSLYTQVNTLSSQIKDKNTSEKDRKIALIFLIHIMGDLAQPLHVGRAEDLGGNKINVTYFGDKTNLHSVWDGKLVDSQKYSYTEYSKLLDIKSKEEVAQIQSGTLEDWLYDSHKIANKIYAQTPNDSKLSFDYQYKFNDTLERQLLYGGLRLAKVLNELF
- a CDS encoding sigma-70 family RNA polymerase sigma factor is translated as MRQLKITKQVTNRETASLDKYLQEIGKVELITADEEVELAQRIRAGDRAALEKLIKANLRFVVSVSKQYQNQGLSLPDLINEGNLGLMKAAKRYDETRGFKFISYAVWWIRQSILQALAEQSRIVRLPLNKIGSINKINKAYAHLEQENERPPSPEELAEVLDMSEEDIKESMKNSGRHLSMDAPLVEGEDSNLYDVLRSGESPSPDKDLMLESLQIEIERALNTLTPREADLVRLYFGLNGKHPMTLEEIGETFDLTRERVRQIKEKAIKRLKHNTRSKILKSYLGK
- a CDS encoding GNAT family N-acetyltransferase, with product MKYTTKWLTDKARVKELVDFFITHKTDSYISHGEMMSGRAIDSHHWNPDLELILTEQLITDFNSDGSSKLNILIAENENGEIVGMMVFNVINSPFKKYAILEDMLLDQSVRGQSLGSKLLEKAIHESKNWNISFILLESGVNNHGAHNFFSKYGFKKVSESYILTI
- a CDS encoding FAD-dependent monooxygenase, coding for MNTISIIGAGIGGLTLGNVLKQHQYDFAIYESAPEIKPVGAGIMMAVNAMQVFDQLGLKEKIEKAGNKIHRIVIANESLQPISKTEILELEAQYNSCNVAIHRAELQKILAENISSDSIKLNHSLQKIEKRENYILNFENGNQFESQIVFGADGIKSPIRNQILKTGTIRNSGQKCWRGLLDFDLPEKHHQEAFEMWGKGKRFGFVKISDKKVYWYACINEKSFSRDASLTDIFKDFDPLVLQLIEATDNENIICNTIADLAPISKWYSENLCLIGDAAHATTPNMGQGACQAIEDAYIIGKLLEKNQDFNAVFEAFQSIRRKKVDYIVNTSRTIGKVSQWERGNSIRNFLMGMIPESMHQKMAKKIIELEM
- a CDS encoding alpha/beta fold hydrolase, producing MKKIFYVLLLFIGVHTARAQDIPVLDRGLFFGNPEISGGQLSPDGKWISFTKEYGGIMNIWVKKIDEPFEKARPLTDSKRPMNGYFWSEDGKYILYVKDGNGDENMNIFAVDPMAKVTTGVPESRNITPLKEVTAQIYMVSRKNPDLLMIGLNNRDKAWHDLYSLKISTGELKKIYENTDRITSYEFDWDEKLRVLSKTDDKGTTQFFYKEGDKLTPIYETLVTESAYISNWNEDNSKFYLVTNKGNLDKSTLFLMDPKTKQITKIESDPKDKVDFGGLFLDRNTRKMIYTSYTGDKTEYYWKDKTWEDNYKFLQSKFPGREVNFSSSTNDYSKFLVAVGGDKYASEAYFFDAKTKQLIFQYTPRTELKKVEKYLAAMTPVSYKSSDGLEIPAYLTLPVGSSGKNVPVVVLVHGGPKGPRDYWGYNSTVQFLANRGYAVLQPNFRASGGYGKKFQNGGDLQWGKLMQDDITWGVKYLIDQGIADKNKVVIMGGSYGGYATLAGLAFTPDVYAAGVDIVGPSNLFTLLDSVPAYWEAARAFLYGMVGDPKTEEGKKRMHDASPLFSVDKINKPLLIVQGANDPRVKQAEADQIVIALRDKGKKVNYILADDEGHGFRKPVNSMAMYAETEKFLAEVIGGRYQKEMPDNVAKRLKEMTVDISKVNYTPKSEKTAGASK
- a CDS encoding heme-binding domain-containing protein; amino-acid sequence: MKNILLGFVLIFLLIQIIQPARNQYYGQVPSKDISKVYKLPENVRSVLRNSCYDCHSNSTHYPFYSYIQPLSYYLEKHIKKGKEELNFNEWGSYSHRKQTNKLESIVNQIQQKKMPLASYTYLHPEAKLSEKQIKEIVHWVELTQAEKEK
- a CDS encoding DUF3347 domain-containing protein produces the protein MKNIITVLFVGATLYSCNKPDSKISEKKAEPEIKTTDKTEPAEISNQEVKESQEESKKEPGELSAFPIQQIIKGYLPLKNALAQDDSKKASDAAKSLFSILKKIDISKTDAKNNSELRDIVESAAENAEHIGEKSDDIAHQREHLLSLSNDINDLIKEKGTGGLKLYQDFCPMYNNGKGGTWISESEEIINPYEGQKMINCGSIKKVF